Genomic window (Argopecten irradians isolate NY chromosome 2, Ai_NY, whole genome shotgun sequence):
gactttagcctatttgacctgtgaccttaaatgaaggtcaaggtcattaatttaaacaaacttaGTAACTCTTCATCCCAGActgtcacagtcccaatatcatttctctaggcctcttagaccagttattcaaaagaagtcgtttttaaaaagactttagcctatttgacctgtgaccttaaatgaaggtcaaggtcattaatttaaacaaacttaGTAACTCTTCATCCCAGActgtcacagtcccaatatcatttctctaggcctcttagaccagttattcaaaagaagtcgtttttaaaaagactttagcctatttgacctgtgaccttaaatgaaggtcaaggtcattaatttaaacaaacttggtagcccttcatcccagcatgtcacaggcccaatatcaggtctttaggcctcttaattattcagaagaagtcatttaaatattttagcctgtttgacccctgtgacttggAATGACGGTCAAGGTCTTtaacttgaacaaacttggtagccctttatcccagcatgctacagggcAAATAAcaataccctgggcctttctgttattgagaagtcgtttgCATGAAAAGTTTACAAACGGCGGATGACGCATGACGGACTAAGCATGACTATAGGTCATTCTGGTACTCCGAGTCAGATGATCTAAAAACCCTGAAATGTCCTTAATGACCCagaaaaaatcaaacaaaaaaaaagccAATATTTAGCAACATCAACTATAAAAAAAAGTCTTCTTCACCCTTTTAAACTTAGAatttacaagaaaatacaaGCAAATCTAAAGGCATCAATAACTATCTGCCTATAGATAAGTAATCATCATTAATTGCTTCACTTTATAAGAGTCTAAATACATATGCAAGGACATGTTACCTGAAGTTCCGTTATCAATAGCATAAACACTGCCATGTTTACTGGAGGTGGACTGTCGAGGACAACATCTCATCATGGCAAGTATGCGGTTCTGTACATGGCAAAGATAGCCATGTAATTTTCCTTGTACGTGTCGCTGTAGCAGCTTGATGGTGCGGAAGCTGTTCTCACACAGCAGACAATGGTAGAGCTCACATGATGGTGATTTCTGAGGAGTGTGTCCTGTGGATTTCAGAGGAGTGCGTCCTGGCTTTTTCCTGATCTTCTGCTCATCACACACATGTTTCTTTTTCTCCTTCTGTAAATGTACACATATTCAAAGAGTTCATttagtttttgttgttttatttcaacACATATCAAAATACCATTTTCCAGCTGTTGGGCATCTTTATGATACTGTAGTTCCTAGCATTTGTGTAGCAGATATTGAAATATACATCGGACACTAAATATGCACATTTAGAAACTCAATACAGCTTTTTGAGATCATAATTTTTCATAGATGATAGTAACATGCATTATACAAGTGAAGATGAAACATATTTCATTAGAATCCCATCAGTTCAACATTATTGGAAAGCCATAATTGGCTCAAAATTatagtaatatttacataaatggtTGAAAGTGTACTTGTGTGATAGCGTGTGCATAtgtaaaatagtatttttcctcgttaaaataaaatattaacaacataaAGTTATGATCATAAATCAACTGGATCTGAAATTAGTAATGGATATAAGAAGAGATAAATGCTTTCCTATGATAATTACTTCTTCAAAGTTTCTAGGGTAACACTATTGTTATGCTCccaaattaataaaaattagacttgtaattccactcACACTACAATattctacgttacgctccaagaCAAGATCTAACAATGCCCCGtttggggtcacctcagcatgaccttTGGCCTAGAATCAGCCACACCAAGATTTCATAGACGACATGCTGATTGGCTAAGtgtaggggtcatgctgagcAAGGTGGCATTGTTAGATTTTGTATTAGAACGTAATGCACAATGTCGCAGTGGAAGTCTAATATTAATTAGATTTGTTATGCTCCTTATGTCATGGAAGAATTTGAAACATTTCTATAATCTTACCTTTGTTGAAAAGAATAAGAAGCAACGAAAGCATTTAAACTTGTGCTCTTTCTCATGTTCCTTTATGGCAGAAAATTTGACGGGTCTCTTACAGAAACGACAATCTATGGGTCTATTGGACAATATCTTTGCTCCCTCGGTGGGGTCTGTGACAACACGGAATTTGGCGATACCCTTTGAAATTCTGCTCTGATTTTTGCAAATCATAGTGTGAATTGCCTTGAACCTGCCAGATGGTGTAGTTGTCCCCAGAGGCTGTTTGCCTTTTGAActgttctttttcttttgtctAATGTCGCCTTCATTTTTCATTGCAGTTTTCTTTTTACAGGACATATCCATTCCAGCATAATATGGTGCCGCATCCTGATTCAGTGACTGAGCAGATAGAACATCCTTTGCATGACTTTCATCCTCAgttttctcttttttcttttgtgatGTCTTTTTCATAGTTTTCTGTTTTGAAGCATCACAATTGGACTGTTCTCCTACTTCTATAGTAACACTTTTACGCTTACATTTCTTCTTCTGACTTTTTTTGATATTGTCTTCTGTGACTGCTTTAATCTCCTCTTGACAACATAATTCTCCTTGATCTATTGTATGTATTCTAATTTTTTCTGGTTTTCCTTGGCTTGCCAAAATCTTTACCTTTTTTCCTCTCACATTTTTCTTTAGCTTGTCTAATGATGAAGTTTTAGTTGACAATAACTCCATCTTCGACACAGGCTCCTGGTGGTCAGATAGGCACACATCACTGACCTCAGTTACTTTACGATTTTTAACAGGACGGCCTTTTCTTTTCTTTGCAGGAACTTGTGAACAAGATGAGCTTTTCTCTGTTGACTTGCTCTGGTTTCTCGGATTAGTTGATTTTTTGCTTTTGGcattatttgtaaaaatgtcatgttttttttcttttttgtccAGGTGACACGTCTTTTTATTTGCCTGATGATCTGCCAAAGTTAAAGCTCCATTATCAATATACACGCTGCAACCTTGGATATCTAGTTTATTGTTCTGTGCTCTTTCAAGTCCTGTGTTCATGGTTACATGCGATGTAAAATCACTGAATATATTACTCTCATTCAGTTCACAACTGTTTTCTTCATTGGGTAACAAGTACATTTGTTCAGAATCTGAAGCCATATCAGCACGATTGTTTTCAGGAATGTCAACAtcatcatcaggatctgtgttTACACCGATATCATTGATGTCTGCTTGCTTTTTCCGAGATCTAAGTCCAGTTCTGTTACGTGTTGACCTAGACGTCATATTGTCTGTCACTCTTTTTATCTTGTTCCTTGTGCATGGAGAGGCCTGTGACAGCCAATCTTTATCATTTTCTATACCGTGGTTTTCTTTGTCTGGTGTATTTTGATATCTAGACTTGTTTGCTGTACTATTATAGGATTCATCTCCACATTCATCAAGGTAGTTCTCCAGCTTTTTCGGTACCCCTCTTTTCCTCTGTGACCTTCGACTAAATGCACTAAAATCTTCTCCTAAGAAATCGGCTGATTCCTGAAGCAGGCGTTTTTCATGACTTGTAGTAGGCTTTTCTTGGTGGGTTTCACTGGAATCAGAccaaaggggaggtaacttttTCTTTGCCAAAATCCGTGTTCTTCTGCCATCCTTACCTACCAAAAGATTATTTTTGTTAGATTGTGTTGTCATAGTAACAGCAGCTTCTGTCACTTGAGGAGTGCTAATAGCATAAGAATTGGAAATAAAACTTTCATGATCTTGAGTACTTTTAACAGATGAAGCATTCGTGTTCCCAAAGGAGGATTTCATCTGCTGGATTGCACAAGAAAGTTTTTGTGATAAAATTTCAACATTCTTACCAACTTTCTCCTTCGAAGTTTTGTTCAGGTTTTGGGATAAAACAGTAGCAATCCTTGTAAGTGGATCTCCTTGAAGAGTTCCTTTGACAGTATCACTGGGGTCAGTCTTTTTCTCTGTAGAACCCTTGTTACAGACTAAGGCGTCTGGTATCATAGCTTGTACAGGATTGGACTCCTTGTTGCTATTGGTAACCATCTCTATTTCTCTACTCTCCAGTGATTTTGTACTAGTTAGAACCATTGAACTTTCGGATGCTGAAGATTTTCTTGATTCCTTTTCTTTCCCAGAATATTCCTCTGTGCTGCTGTTTAATTTTCCATTATCAGCATCTGaagagtcatcttggattttagatTCTGAGGTAAACCAGTCTTCTATCATTTCAGATGAGCCTCCATCAAAACAATCTATAATCATAATGTCTTCATCAACATCCTCACTATCCGCAATAGGAAATTCATGTTTCTTGACTTTCGCACCTCCATTACTAATAGAACTAGTGTCTCTCAAGTCTTCATTGTATATATTCCTCTCTCCATTTTCAATCGGTAACCGTTGACAACGTGGATCGTCTGTGTGTAGCTTTTTTGCATCTTCAAAAGTCAGTTTTTGGATAGTTTCCAGTGCAATAGGTGTCAATTTCCACTCCATCAAAGTTATTGTCTTGTCTAGATGCAGATTGAATTTGTCTTGGCCCATCTTTGCCATACGTCTGCTGAGTGATCCTTCGTGACTGGTCGTATCCGACTCCGTATCACTATCGTTACTCTGGAAACAGCCCAAAGGAAGGGCGATGGGATGATACTCATTATTGTCAACACCTAAATCACTCGAACTTACACTTTCAATCTCATTAATCTTTGGACAGGGAAATAAATTGAACTCAGAATTCACATTGCAATCTGCTTTGGAAATCAAATGTTGTGCAACTCCAGATTTTGATGAGGGAGACAGAAATGTTGAATCGTTGGTGAAAATTGAACTTCTTTTCGGATCAGAAACTGCTGAATCACCTTTGTTCTCCTTTTGATGCGTTAATTTTTCATAACCATTTTGAGATTCCTGACAAGTTTTTCCTTTTCCCTGCTGCACTTGTATACTCCTTGATCCAGAACTGGCACCGTTTTCTCCTTCTTCAACATTTCTCAATACATAAGTGTGGTCTTTTTGTGAAATTCTGTAAAGATGTGCTGCCTCCTGCCTTATTCCTTGTCGGTTAGCCCCAACCTTAACATCATCAGAATAACTGTTGTCTTTAACTGAGGTCTGAAAGGACCTAAAGCTACCATCCATCTGACCAATTTGACTGTACTTAGGGACTGAGTTCTGACAATGTCTAGATCGATCATCCACAGTTCTTACACTTAATGCATTTTGCAGACATGAATACTGGTTTGAATTTGTCATCCTCTTGTTTCCAGGAGAAATTGGAGTTTCGAAAGTGTTGAAATGATTGGTATTACTTCTCCATGCACTTGGATGATTAGAAATGGATGACCTGAATCCTACACGTGGTGATATGACACTCGTGTTCTGATAAATGATGGTCTGCTGATAGGCTAGTGTATTGACTTCCCCAAAGGGGTCTTGTTGGTACGGAGAGTTGGGGTTGTATGCCATGTTTGTAGAGCCCAAGTATTTACTTGTATCTACCAGTTGGCCCTGGTGACTGGGAATGTGCTGGAAGACTGGGGCATTTTTAAGTCCACAAAGCTGATGTGGAGGAGGGGGTGGGGTTGACATTGGTTGTGGAGTTTTAGTCTTTGGTGTAATCGGAGAAGATGTCAACAACTTACACTTCGGTGTTGACGGTGAAGATGGTAGGGTTGTTAATATGGAAACTGTCTcatttttaataattgataGGTTGATGTCGGTcatcattttttcacattttggcGTTGGTGAGGATACTTGCAGGGATGCCTTGCGTTTGACCGACAGCAGGGATGAGATGGGAGGTAACTGGACCTTGTCATTCCCATCAAGGTCGGTAATCTGTGCATACTCCATCCtacaaacatataacaagatACATTCAGTACAAATAAATTTCACTTGCGTTGCATTTGCATAAAACTACTGtacagttgtttaatttccCGATGAGAAAATTTCGCATTTTCCACTTTTAGACCAATTCTCGGGAAAAGTTTCTTGCATCTTCAATTTCCTATAGTATAAACTAGgatgagttatctttcttgGTATTCATTCTATTTATGACAAACTGTGAAAACTTTTCATAACTCCTCAGGCAATATCATAGATTAATATTATTCGCTATGTAAACCAGCGAGATTACACGAATGAATGTATGGTTAAGGTATGGTTTTCAGAGTGAATTGTGCTCAATGATTAAAGTAAAAGTTCTTACCATTGTGAATTGTGTTAGGAAAACAAGAAGCCCAgaaggcctgtatcgctcacctggtttgtaatgctcagtaatgttctgaatacaggttcattctTTCTTTTCTCAAGAAATTTTACCTCTAatatccctattgggcccgtccctcctgcccccaggtcagagccaaaagttatataaagtctgttccccttcccccatggatgtttctgaccaaatctggccgcaatccatgcagaactctataacaagtagcaatttaaagaatttacccctatttcccctattgagccctgcccctcctgcccccagggagtcagagaattttttttatacaaattctgttccccttccgccagATTTGGTTTCAACCCATGCAGAATTCTTAGACAaatagcaatttataggatttaacccttatttcccctattaggccccgcccctcctgcccccggggggtcagagccaaaatttatacatactctgtttcccttccccaaaggatgatTCTGgagaaatttgttttcaattcatgcagaactttaggactAGCAgtgatttatatgatttacctttatttcccctattgggcaccgcccctcctgccgccagggagtcagagccaaaatttatacaaattctgttccccttcccccaaggatattcctagacaaatttggtttcaatccatacagaactctaggactagcagtgatttataggatttacatttatttcccctactgggccGTGCCCCTCCTGCCTCtggggggtcagaaccaaaatttatactaactctgttccccttcccccaaggatgttcctgcccaaatttggttacattccatgcagaactctatgactaataagtga
Coding sequences:
- the LOC138315562 gene encoding serine-rich adhesin for platelets-like, which encodes MEYAQITDLDGNDKVQLPPISSLLSVKRKASLQVSSPTPKCEKMMTDINLSIIKNETVSILTTLPSSPSTPKCKLLTSSPITPKTKTPQPMSTPPPPPHQLCGLKNAPVFQHIPSHQGQLVDTSKYLGSTNMAYNPNSPYQQDPFGEVNTLAYQQTIIYQNTSVISPRVGFRSSISNHPSAWRSNTNHFNTFETPISPGNKRMTNSNQYSCLQNALSVRTVDDRSRHCQNSVPKYSQIGQMDGSFRSFQTSVKDNSYSDDVKVGANRQGIRQEAAHLYRISQKDHTYVLRNVEEGENGASSGSRSIQVQQGKGKTCQESQNGYEKLTHQKENKGDSAVSDPKRSSIFTNDSTFLSPSSKSGVAQHLISKADCNVNSEFNLFPCPKINEIESVSSSDLGVDNNEYHPIALPLGCFQSNDSDTESDTTSHEGSLSRRMAKMGQDKFNLHLDKTITLMEWKLTPIALETIQKLTFEDAKKLHTDDPRCQRLPIENGERNIYNEDLRDTSSISNGGAKVKKHEFPIADSEDVDEDIMIIDCFDGGSSEMIEDWFTSESKIQDDSSDADNGKLNSSTEEYSGKEKESRKSSASESSMVLTSTKSLESREIEMVTNSNKESNPVQAMIPDALVCNKGSTEKKTDPSDTVKGTLQGDPLTRIATVLSQNLNKTSKEKVGKNVEILSQKLSCAIQQMKSSFGNTNASSVKSTQDHESFISNSYAISTPQVTEAAVTMTTQSNKNNLLVGKDGRRTRILAKKKLPPLWSDSSETHQEKPTTSHEKRLLQESADFLGEDFSAFSRRSQRKRGVPKKLENYLDECGDESYNSTANKSRYQNTPDKENHGIENDKDWLSQASPCTRNKIKRVTDNMTSRSTRNRTGLRSRKKQADINDIGVNTDPDDDVDIPENNRADMASDSEQMYLLPNEENSCELNESNIFSDFTSHVTMNTGLERAQNNKLDIQGCSVYIDNGALTLADHQANKKTCHLDKKEKKHDIFTNNAKSKKSTNPRNQSKSTEKSSSCSQVPAKKRKGRPVKNRKVTEVSDVCLSDHQEPVSKMELLSTKTSSLDKLKKNVRGKKVKILASQGKPEKIRIHTIDQGELCCQEEIKAVTEDNIKKSQKKKCKRKSVTIEVGEQSNCDASKQKTMKKTSQKKKEKTEDESHAKDVLSAQSLNQDAAPYYAGMDMSCKKKTAMKNEGDIRQKKKNSSKGKQPLGTTTPSGRFKAIHTMICKNQSRISKGIAKFRVVTDPTEGAKILSNRPIDCRFCKRPVKFSAIKEHEKEHKFKCFRCFLFFSTKKEKKKHVCDEQKIRKKPGRTPLKSTGHTPQKSPSCELYHCLLCENSFRTIKLLQRHVQGKLHGYLCHVQNRILAMMRCCPRQSTSSKHGSVYAIDNGTSGEQHPQQQIPLCGLEDDSLKIWKIPENLTTREELEKNLVKVVNPDENVTNCYYRDPNFIDWMKKQETSMLQKMSEQETQSEESYAVVTNFSMTEYVTACPLASDVQYVSAQEDHVSTSYSNPGGGSTNYSNAAVANTNYSNPAGANTNYSNPAGGSTNYSNPGGASTNYSNPAGASTNYSNPAGASTNSNQAGASISYNSPVGGSTRYSKAEGGSTSVSNYSDIAKGSPADQLKSNTSRTLSTSGSNHSDTDQGSLCWLGRAIVDIESDPYYEIQGFLDSQSDPDNDSVFNEGLHNTNTLSTCAVATDTRSRSFTDLDSGQQIQVTDNACPEMRCTGDNHDLKCPDVCRSKESGSQFLTPLDKDSTTKRCSGEEISDCDDIDNNSPESQEMIKLKYAQILCDIRNEILGPRPYHE